One Leifsonia shinshuensis DNA window includes the following coding sequences:
- the lnt gene encoding apolipoprotein N-acyltransferase, with protein MTRTPRARRSRRAALPPAPLPLWLAILVAIGAGPVLAAGFPGQNLWPLTFVGIGMVLLAQRGRTAGMAFLVGWLAGEAFYLVHVSWTSLYLGPVPWIALSTLEALFWGAGGILITLAYRWVPRAWPSIAGRLGMVPVIVAGLWVLREYVTGNWPYGGFSWGRVAESQSLSPYAPLVAWLGISGLGFVMVWLVALLIELFFAVDVRTVVRGAVALGAVAVVLAVPSWPATTHGTTRIAAVQGNGPAGYFDNAPEGAVLQTQFDETLKIPASQSSGDKKLDMVVWPEGAAQPDPTRDPDTAALLDALSRKFGAPFIVGTITYRDGKYFNTSLQWEAGKGAVDYYDKKHPVPFGEYVPDRSFWRPFAPSLIDLIGRDYTPGTRDNVFDVGGVRAGISICFDIVDDQLLTDMMNDDAQVILAQTNNADFGQTDENEQQLAIARLRAIESGRALVNISTVGSSQIIAPDGKTITEIPPFKPGHMVADVPLGTTTTPSTLLSRGIEFLVAGLGLFGLAVAAFSRRLPAPSTRKPLPPKR; from the coding sequence GTGACCCGAACGCCCCGCGCCCGCCGATCGCGGCGTGCTGCGCTGCCGCCGGCTCCGCTGCCGCTCTGGCTGGCCATCCTCGTCGCGATCGGCGCAGGCCCCGTGCTGGCCGCCGGCTTCCCCGGCCAGAACCTGTGGCCGCTGACGTTCGTCGGCATCGGGATGGTGCTGCTCGCCCAGCGCGGCAGGACGGCGGGGATGGCGTTCCTGGTCGGCTGGCTCGCCGGCGAGGCCTTCTATCTGGTGCACGTGTCGTGGACCTCGCTGTACCTCGGACCGGTCCCGTGGATCGCGCTCTCGACGTTGGAGGCGCTGTTCTGGGGCGCGGGCGGCATCCTCATCACGCTCGCCTACCGGTGGGTGCCCCGGGCGTGGCCGAGCATCGCCGGGCGGCTCGGGATGGTCCCGGTCATCGTCGCCGGGCTGTGGGTGCTGCGGGAGTACGTGACGGGCAACTGGCCGTACGGCGGCTTCTCCTGGGGCCGGGTCGCGGAGTCGCAGTCGCTCAGTCCGTACGCTCCGCTCGTGGCCTGGCTCGGCATCTCGGGCCTCGGGTTCGTCATGGTCTGGCTCGTCGCCCTCCTGATCGAGCTGTTCTTCGCCGTGGATGTGCGCACCGTCGTGCGCGGCGCCGTCGCCCTCGGCGCAGTCGCCGTCGTGCTGGCCGTGCCGTCCTGGCCGGCGACGACGCACGGCACCACGCGGATCGCGGCCGTGCAGGGCAACGGTCCCGCCGGCTACTTCGACAACGCGCCGGAGGGCGCGGTGCTGCAGACGCAGTTCGACGAGACGCTGAAGATCCCCGCCTCCCAGTCGTCGGGCGACAAGAAGCTCGACATGGTGGTCTGGCCGGAGGGTGCGGCCCAGCCCGACCCGACCCGCGACCCGGACACCGCCGCGCTCCTCGACGCCCTGAGCCGCAAGTTCGGCGCGCCGTTCATCGTCGGGACGATCACCTACCGCGACGGCAAGTACTTCAACACGTCGTTGCAGTGGGAGGCCGGCAAGGGAGCCGTCGACTACTACGACAAGAAGCATCCCGTGCCGTTCGGCGAGTACGTCCCCGACCGGTCGTTCTGGCGGCCGTTCGCGCCGTCGCTCATCGACCTGATCGGCCGCGACTACACGCCGGGGACACGCGACAACGTGTTCGATGTCGGGGGAGTGCGCGCCGGCATCTCGATCTGCTTCGACATCGTGGACGACCAGCTTCTGACCGACATGATGAACGACGATGCGCAGGTCATCCTGGCCCAGACGAACAACGCCGACTTCGGGCAGACCGACGAGAACGAGCAGCAGCTCGCGATCGCCCGCCTGCGCGCGATCGAGTCGGGGCGCGCGCTGGTGAACATCTCCACGGTCGGCAGCAGCCAGATCATCGCCCCGGACGGGAAGACCATCACCGAGATCCCGCCGTTCAAGCCGGGTCACATGGTCGCGGACGTGCCGCTGGGCACCACGACGACCCCTTCGACGCTGCTCAGCCGCGGCATCGAGTTCCTGGTCGCGGGCCTCGGGCTCTTCGGCCTGGCGGTGGCGGCGTTCTCGCGGCGGCTGCCTGCCCCGAGCACGAGAAAGCCGCTCCCACCGAAACGGTGA
- a CDS encoding DEAD/DEAH box helicase: MTDQQQLSPAERFAASRQRAQQPLLETFRAGLRFDLDPFQREACASLENGRSVLVAAPTGAGKTIVAEFAVFLAMREANAKVFYTTPMKALSNQKFQEFVEAYGPESVGLLTGDTNINSHARIVVMTTEVLRNMLYADSDLLGDLAYVVMDEVHYLADRFRGAVWEEVIIHLPQAVRMVSLSATVTNAEEFGDWLQAVRGDTDVVVSEERPVPLEQHILMRSKLIDLFDSSGLAATNRVNPELVQMARYGGRVLSSRQTRDVGRYHSRGGRPDTFRMGRADFVRMLDEHNLLPAIFFIFSRNGCDAAVRQTLREGVRLTEQRERDEIRAIVEERCRTLLDEDLAVLGYWEWLEGLERGVAAHHAGMLPAFKEVVEELFRRKLVKVVFATETLALGINMPARTVVLEKLEKFNGEARVPITPGEYTQLTGRAGRRGIDVEGHSVIQWEDGLDPQSVASLASRRSYPLNSSFRPTYNMAVNLIDQFGRVRTREILESSFAQFQADRAVVDLARKVRQQEESLAGYEKAMECHLGDFREYSRIRRELSDLEKKGQRIENASKAERERRQRQLAGLRKRMREHPCHRCPDREQHARWSERWWKLKRDTDRLSAQIQSRTGAVAKVFDRVSDVLLELGYLTDEDGETALTVHGRTLKRIYGERDLLVAECLRRGYWKELDAAGLAAMACALVFEPRRDDGLAHDRNLPRGAFRPALERTTDLWARLDDLERDNRLPGSEPVSTALALAMHQWARGAALDVVLREADMAAGDFVRWAKQTIDLLDQLSLVAQGNVGRTARQALESIRRGIVAYSAVA; encoded by the coding sequence GTGACCGACCAGCAGCAGCTCTCTCCGGCCGAACGCTTCGCCGCCTCGCGGCAACGCGCGCAGCAGCCTCTGCTGGAGACCTTCCGGGCGGGACTGCGCTTCGACCTGGACCCGTTCCAGCGCGAGGCGTGCGCGAGCCTCGAGAACGGCCGCAGTGTGCTCGTCGCGGCGCCCACCGGCGCGGGCAAGACCATCGTGGCGGAGTTCGCCGTGTTCCTCGCCATGCGCGAGGCGAACGCGAAGGTGTTCTACACCACGCCGATGAAGGCCCTGAGCAACCAGAAGTTCCAGGAGTTCGTCGAGGCGTACGGGCCCGAGTCGGTCGGCCTCCTGACCGGCGACACCAACATCAACTCGCACGCCCGCATCGTCGTGATGACGACCGAGGTCCTCCGCAACATGCTGTACGCGGACTCCGACCTCCTCGGCGACCTCGCCTACGTGGTGATGGACGAGGTGCACTACCTGGCCGACCGGTTCCGCGGCGCGGTGTGGGAGGAGGTCATCATCCACCTGCCGCAGGCGGTGCGGATGGTGTCGCTCAGCGCGACGGTCACCAACGCCGAGGAGTTCGGCGACTGGCTGCAGGCGGTCCGCGGCGACACCGACGTGGTCGTGTCCGAGGAGCGTCCGGTGCCGCTGGAGCAGCACATCCTGATGCGCTCCAAGCTCATCGACCTGTTCGACTCGTCCGGGCTCGCCGCGACCAACCGGGTGAACCCGGAGCTCGTGCAGATGGCGCGCTACGGCGGCCGGGTGCTGTCCAGCCGGCAGACCCGCGATGTCGGGCGGTACCACTCGCGCGGCGGCCGCCCCGACACCTTCCGGATGGGCCGCGCCGACTTCGTCCGGATGCTGGACGAGCACAACCTGCTGCCGGCGATCTTCTTCATCTTCAGCCGCAACGGCTGCGACGCGGCCGTGCGGCAGACCCTGCGCGAGGGCGTGCGCCTGACGGAGCAGCGCGAGCGCGACGAGATCCGCGCGATCGTGGAGGAGCGCTGCCGCACGCTGCTGGACGAGGACCTCGCGGTGCTCGGCTACTGGGAGTGGCTGGAGGGCCTGGAGCGCGGCGTCGCTGCCCACCACGCCGGGATGCTGCCGGCGTTCAAGGAGGTCGTGGAGGAGCTCTTCCGCCGCAAGCTGGTCAAGGTCGTCTTCGCCACCGAGACCCTGGCGCTCGGCATCAACATGCCGGCACGCACCGTCGTGCTGGAGAAGCTGGAGAAGTTCAACGGCGAGGCGCGCGTGCCGATCACGCCGGGGGAGTACACCCAGCTCACCGGGCGGGCCGGACGGCGCGGCATCGACGTCGAGGGCCACTCCGTCATCCAGTGGGAGGACGGCCTCGACCCCCAGTCGGTCGCCTCGCTGGCCTCCCGGCGCAGCTACCCGCTGAACTCCAGCTTCCGCCCCACGTACAACATGGCGGTCAACCTCATCGACCAGTTCGGCCGGGTGCGCACCCGCGAGATCCTGGAGTCGTCGTTCGCGCAGTTCCAGGCCGACCGGGCGGTGGTCGACCTCGCGCGGAAGGTGCGTCAGCAGGAGGAGTCGCTGGCCGGCTACGAGAAGGCGATGGAGTGCCACCTCGGCGACTTCCGCGAGTACTCCCGGATCCGGCGCGAGCTCAGCGACCTGGAGAAGAAGGGCCAGCGCATCGAGAACGCGTCGAAGGCCGAGCGGGAGCGCCGCCAGCGCCAGCTCGCCGGCCTCCGGAAGCGGATGCGCGAGCACCCGTGTCACCGCTGCCCGGACCGCGAGCAGCACGCCCGCTGGTCGGAGCGCTGGTGGAAGCTGAAGCGCGACACCGACCGGCTCAGCGCGCAGATCCAGTCCCGCACCGGGGCGGTGGCGAAGGTGTTCGACCGCGTCTCGGACGTGCTGCTGGAGCTCGGCTACCTCACCGACGAGGACGGCGAGACCGCCCTCACCGTGCACGGCCGCACCCTCAAGCGGATCTACGGCGAGCGCGACCTCCTCGTCGCCGAGTGCCTGCGCCGCGGGTACTGGAAGGAGCTCGACGCCGCGGGCCTCGCCGCGATGGCGTGCGCGCTGGTCTTCGAGCCGCGTCGCGACGACGGCCTGGCGCACGACCGCAACCTCCCGCGCGGCGCCTTCCGCCCGGCCCTGGAGCGCACCACGGACCTGTGGGCCCGGCTGGACGACCTGGAGCGCGACAACCGCCTCCCGGGCAGCGAGCCGGTCTCGACGGCGCTGGCGCTGGCGATGCACCAGTGGGCGCGGGGCGCGGCGCTGGACGTCGTGCTGCGCGAGGCGGACATGGCCGCGGGCGACTTCGTGCGCTGGGCGAAGCAGACGATCGACCTTCTGGACCAGCTCTCGCTGGTCGCCCAGGGCAACGTCGGGCGCACCGCACGGCAGGCACTGGAGTCGATCCGCCGCGGCATCGTGGCGTACTCCGCCGTTGCCTGA
- the tatC gene encoding twin-arginine translocase subunit TatC, translating into MSLAEHFVELRKRLFRAALGLLVGAVVGWILAGPVMDALRVPITAIAKQQGREALLNYGSITGAFDLKMQMAITIGIIVSSPIWLWQIWAFFVPALTRKELKYAFGFFFTAVPLFIAGGVAGWLLVPHMVSLLTSFAPEQDAAIIDAKTYIDFVTKLVLAVGVAFVLPVFLVLLNFVGVLSAKSIIGSWRWAIILIALFTAIATPAADVLSMFLLAVPMVLLYFGAYGVAWLHDRRAAKAAMRLEAELAA; encoded by the coding sequence ATGTCGCTGGCCGAGCATTTCGTCGAGCTTCGTAAACGTCTGTTCCGCGCCGCCCTGGGCCTTCTGGTCGGCGCGGTCGTCGGCTGGATCCTCGCCGGTCCGGTGATGGACGCCCTGCGCGTTCCGATCACCGCGATCGCGAAGCAGCAGGGCCGCGAGGCGCTGCTCAACTACGGCAGCATCACCGGCGCGTTCGACCTGAAGATGCAGATGGCGATCACCATCGGCATCATCGTCTCCAGCCCGATCTGGCTCTGGCAGATCTGGGCATTCTTCGTGCCGGCGCTCACGCGCAAAGAGCTCAAGTACGCGTTCGGCTTCTTCTTCACGGCCGTTCCGCTGTTCATCGCGGGCGGGGTGGCCGGCTGGCTGCTCGTGCCGCACATGGTCAGCCTGCTGACCAGCTTCGCCCCGGAGCAGGACGCGGCGATCATCGACGCCAAGACCTACATCGACTTCGTGACCAAGCTCGTCCTCGCGGTCGGCGTCGCCTTCGTCCTGCCGGTGTTCCTGGTGCTGCTCAACTTCGTCGGCGTGCTGAGCGCCAAGTCGATCATCGGCTCGTGGCGCTGGGCGATCATCCTGATCGCGCTCTTCACCGCCATCGCGACGCCGGCGGCCGACGTGCTCTCGATGTTCCTGCTCGCCGTGCCCATGGTGCTGCTCTACTTCGGCGCCTACGGCGTCGCGTGGCTGCACGACCGCCGCGCGGCCAAGGCGGCGATGCGACTGGAGGCGGAGCTCGCGGCATAG
- the tatA gene encoding Sec-independent protein translocase subunit TatA, with protein MLGGLTGWHLLIILAVILLLFGAPKLPALAKSIGQSMRIFKGEVDEMKKDGKDGDASASAQNTTAQNTAPAAPAAPAPTAPGTDSTESKPKQ; from the coding sequence ATGCTCGGCGGCCTCACCGGATGGCACCTGCTCATCATTCTCGCGGTCATCCTCCTTCTTTTCGGTGCGCCCAAGCTCCCCGCGCTGGCGAAGAGCATCGGTCAGTCCATGCGAATCTTCAAGGGCGAAGTCGATGAGATGAAGAAGGACGGCAAGGACGGCGACGCCTCGGCGTCCGCCCAGAACACCACAGCTCAGAACACCGCGCCCGCCGCGCCCGCGGCTCCGGCTCCCACCGCGCCCGGCACGGACTCGACCGAGTCCAAGCCGAAGCAGTAG
- a CDS encoding helix-turn-helix transcriptional regulator, producing the protein MAERRRPMQAQDKLAFLLALVPYLMDRDRVTVAEAAEHFGVDEESMRDAVRLIAVSGIPGETNAYQPGDLFDISWDDFEENDRIILTHQVAIDDSPRFSAREAAALIAGLQYLTALPENADRDVIGSLMAKLARGASAAPSQVAVARSESDEALATIREAVIAGTQLEFDYLNSRGERERRRVDPLRVESADQDWYLRGWDHLRTAIRTFRLDRIDGLVATKEPITYRPGDLKLPETLFEGTPEDQLVTVEVSASAIPLIEDYIPEGAAREERDGVIRTSVRVAHFHGLKRLVAGLAGVLTVLDPPEARRLVAEWARAGADRYR; encoded by the coding sequence GTGGCTGAGCGCAGGCGCCCGATGCAGGCGCAGGACAAGCTGGCGTTCCTGCTGGCGCTGGTCCCGTACCTCATGGACCGCGACCGGGTCACCGTGGCCGAGGCGGCCGAGCACTTCGGGGTGGACGAGGAGAGCATGCGCGACGCCGTGCGGCTGATCGCGGTCTCCGGCATCCCGGGCGAGACGAACGCGTACCAGCCCGGCGACCTGTTCGACATCTCCTGGGACGACTTCGAGGAGAACGACCGCATCATCCTGACGCACCAGGTGGCGATCGACGACTCGCCGCGGTTCTCGGCCAGGGAGGCCGCTGCGCTCATCGCCGGCCTTCAGTACCTCACCGCGCTGCCGGAGAACGCCGACCGCGACGTCATCGGCTCGCTGATGGCCAAGCTGGCCCGCGGGGCGTCCGCCGCGCCCAGCCAGGTGGCCGTCGCCCGCTCGGAGTCCGACGAAGCGCTCGCGACCATCCGCGAGGCGGTCATCGCGGGCACGCAGCTCGAGTTCGACTACCTCAACTCGCGCGGGGAGCGCGAGCGCCGCCGGGTCGACCCGCTGCGCGTCGAGTCCGCCGACCAGGACTGGTATCTGCGCGGCTGGGACCACCTGCGCACCGCGATCCGCACCTTCCGCCTCGACCGCATCGACGGGCTGGTGGCCACGAAGGAGCCGATCACCTACCGGCCGGGCGACCTGAAGCTTCCGGAGACGCTCTTCGAGGGGACGCCGGAGGACCAGCTGGTCACCGTCGAGGTGTCCGCGTCGGCCATCCCGCTCATCGAGGACTACATCCCGGAGGGCGCGGCCCGCGAGGAGCGCGACGGCGTCATCCGCACGAGCGTGCGCGTCGCCCACTTCCACGGCCTCAAGCGGCTGGTCGCCGGCCTGGCCGGAGTGCTCACCGTGCTCGACCCGCCGGAGGCCCGCCGGCTGGTGGCGGAGTGGGCGCGTGCGGGCGCCGACCGCTACCGTTAG
- a CDS encoding helix-turn-helix transcriptional regulator, which translates to MPRSSSSPARVPVEERLFSLVLALLATENGLTKNEILSTVQGYRQRYESHGDNSSLERQFERDKDDIRELGVPLETVESPEAAGNNQLLRYRIPKGAYDLPSDVVFSPEEITLLGLAATVWREGSLSGESRRALMKLRSLGVEADEPVVGYAPRLRARESAFDPLSQALERHAIVQFPYLKPGESASRVRTVAPLALVQHQGRWHLQGIDQEAGGSRTFLLSRMVGPVKVTNRTFTPEGDDFAERALADLESIWAANVAEIEVTAGTDAATRLRKRYGDAVPAQHEGAAFRLTVNFSDINILADQLAAFGPEVLVLSPEELRGKVLDRLTAVAEAHEGEGSGRG; encoded by the coding sequence GTGCCCCGATCCTCCTCTTCGCCCGCGCGCGTCCCGGTCGAGGAGCGTCTGTTCAGCCTCGTGCTGGCGCTGCTCGCGACCGAGAACGGCCTGACGAAGAACGAGATCCTCTCGACCGTCCAGGGCTACCGCCAGCGCTACGAGTCGCACGGCGACAACAGCAGCCTGGAGCGCCAGTTCGAGCGCGACAAGGACGACATCCGCGAACTCGGCGTCCCGCTGGAGACCGTGGAGTCCCCGGAGGCCGCGGGCAACAACCAGCTGCTGCGCTACCGCATCCCGAAGGGCGCCTACGACCTCCCGTCCGACGTCGTGTTCTCGCCCGAGGAGATCACCCTGCTCGGCCTGGCCGCCACGGTGTGGCGCGAGGGCTCGCTGTCGGGGGAGTCGCGGCGCGCGCTGATGAAGCTGCGCTCGCTCGGCGTGGAGGCCGACGAGCCGGTCGTCGGCTACGCGCCGCGCCTGCGCGCGCGGGAGAGCGCCTTCGACCCGCTGAGCCAGGCGCTGGAGCGCCACGCGATCGTCCAGTTCCCGTACCTGAAGCCCGGTGAGAGCGCCTCCCGGGTGCGCACGGTGGCGCCGCTCGCGCTCGTGCAGCACCAGGGCCGCTGGCACCTGCAGGGGATCGACCAGGAGGCCGGTGGCTCGCGCACCTTCCTGCTCTCGCGGATGGTCGGCCCGGTCAAGGTCACCAACCGCACGTTCACGCCGGAGGGCGACGACTTCGCCGAGCGGGCGCTCGCCGACCTGGAGAGCATCTGGGCGGCCAACGTCGCCGAGATCGAGGTGACCGCCGGCACCGACGCCGCGACCCGGCTGCGCAAGCGCTACGGCGACGCCGTTCCCGCGCAGCACGAAGGCGCTGCCTTCCGCTTGACGGTGAACTTCTCCGACATCAACATCCTCGCCGACCAGCTCGCGGCGTTCGGCCCGGAGGTGCTGGTGTTGTCGCCCGAGGAGCTGCGCGGCAAGGTCCTCGACCGGCTGACGGCGGTCGCCGAGGCGCACGAGGGGGAGGGGAGCGGCCGTGGCTGA
- a CDS encoding FKBP-type peptidyl-prolyl cis-trans isomerase: protein MRRATALGRSSVALLAVGIAAAALTGCSSNPNADCGSALKSGQASSLVQATGPLGKQPKITMPTPVDTTTSERTIITTGTGAPVINGQMVEIQYTLLDGQTGQVGEKGSYGGDTTPITIGNSNAAISKGLLCAPVGSRVAVAISPKDSGGAGSGNTTILVADIMHAYLPAANGAVRPSVSGFPTVVLAPTGQPGITIPSSGGAPKSVRTETLKQGDGEEVKATSQVVLHYTAVGWDQKNVVMSSWQSKSPDIVSMSTGQSALNQALPQEVLKPLVGQKVGSQLVIEAPANGNVPAAAWVVDILGVR from the coding sequence GTGCGCAGAGCTACCGCACTCGGAAGATCGTCCGTCGCCCTCCTCGCCGTCGGCATCGCCGCCGCGGCGCTGACCGGATGTTCGTCCAACCCGAACGCCGACTGCGGCTCCGCCCTGAAGAGCGGGCAGGCGTCGTCGCTCGTGCAGGCCACGGGCCCGCTCGGCAAGCAGCCGAAGATCACGATGCCCACGCCGGTCGACACCACGACCTCCGAGCGCACGATCATCACCACGGGCACCGGCGCTCCGGTGATCAACGGCCAGATGGTCGAGATCCAGTACACCCTGCTCGACGGCCAGACCGGCCAGGTGGGCGAGAAGGGCAGCTACGGCGGCGACACCACGCCGATCACGATCGGCAACTCCAACGCCGCGATCAGCAAGGGCCTGCTCTGCGCCCCGGTCGGCTCGCGCGTCGCCGTCGCGATCTCCCCGAAGGACTCCGGCGGGGCCGGCTCCGGCAACACGACCATCCTGGTCGCCGACATCATGCACGCGTACCTCCCGGCCGCGAACGGCGCCGTCCGCCCGTCGGTCTCCGGCTTCCCGACCGTCGTGCTCGCGCCGACCGGCCAGCCCGGCATCACGATCCCGTCCTCCGGCGGCGCCCCTAAGAGCGTCCGCACCGAGACGCTGAAGCAGGGCGACGGCGAGGAGGTCAAGGCCACCTCGCAGGTCGTCCTCCACTACACCGCGGTCGGCTGGGACCAGAAGAACGTGGTGATGAGCAGCTGGCAGAGCAAGTCGCCCGACATCGTGTCGATGAGCACCGGCCAGAGCGCGCTGAACCAGGCGCTCCCGCAGGAGGTCCTGAAGCCGCTGGTCGGTCAGAAGGTCGGCTCGCAGCTCGTCATCGAGGCGCCGGCGAACGGCAACGTTCCTGCCGCCGCCTGGGTGGTCGACATCCTCGGAGTCCGCTGA
- a CDS encoding tRNA (adenine-N1)-methyltransferase has translation MTEERKNSGPFRVGDRVQLTGPKGRMNTITLEPGKLFHSHRGVLAHDAIIGLPDGSVVVNNAGVEHLALRPLLNDFVMSMPRGAAIIYPKDAAQILALADIFPGATVVEAGVGSGALSLWLLRAIGPQGRLLSFERRDEFADVARANAATFLGGDPENWTVTVGDLQEELTAAVEPASVDRVVLDMLAPWETLDAVTAALKPGGVVLCYVATVTQLSRVAEAIRATGHYTHPQSSETMVRGWHVEGLAVRPDHRMIAHTGFLITARRLAPDTVLPELKRRPSKSDYDDADVEAWTPGALGERQSSPKSLRKRMREAAASATLAREGGAEAVSGADDDGDELDPHVD, from the coding sequence ATGACCGAAGAGCGAAAGAACTCGGGTCCGTTCCGGGTGGGGGACCGCGTCCAGCTGACCGGCCCCAAGGGCCGCATGAACACCATCACCCTGGAGCCGGGCAAGCTCTTCCACAGCCACCGCGGCGTGCTCGCGCACGACGCCATCATCGGGCTGCCGGACGGCTCCGTCGTCGTCAACAACGCAGGCGTCGAGCACCTGGCGCTGCGCCCGCTGCTCAACGACTTCGTCATGTCGATGCCCCGCGGCGCGGCGATCATCTACCCGAAGGACGCCGCGCAGATCCTCGCGCTGGCCGACATCTTCCCCGGCGCGACCGTGGTGGAGGCCGGCGTCGGCTCCGGCGCCCTGTCGCTCTGGCTGCTGCGCGCGATCGGTCCGCAGGGCCGGCTGCTGTCGTTCGAGCGCCGCGACGAGTTCGCCGACGTGGCCCGCGCCAACGCCGCGACGTTCCTCGGCGGCGACCCGGAGAACTGGACCGTCACCGTCGGCGACCTCCAGGAGGAGCTGACCGCGGCGGTCGAGCCGGCGAGCGTCGACCGCGTCGTCCTGGACATGCTCGCGCCCTGGGAGACCCTGGACGCCGTGACCGCCGCGCTGAAGCCGGGCGGCGTCGTGCTCTGCTACGTCGCGACCGTCACGCAGCTCTCCCGCGTCGCGGAGGCCATCCGCGCGACCGGCCACTACACGCACCCGCAGTCCAGCGAGACGATGGTCCGCGGCTGGCACGTGGAGGGGCTCGCCGTGCGCCCGGACCACCGGATGATCGCGCACACCGGCTTCCTGATCACCGCACGCCGGCTCGCGCCGGACACCGTCCTCCCCGAGCTGAAGCGCCGGCCGTCCAAGAGCGACTACGACGACGCCGACGTCGAGGCCTGGACGCCCGGCGCCCTGGGCGAGCGCCAGTCCAGCCCGAAGAGCCTCCGCAAGCGGATGCGGGAGGCCGCGGCCAGCGCGACGCTGGCGCGCGAGGGCGGCGCGGAGGCCGTCTCCGGCGCGGACGACGACGGTGACGAGCTCGACCCGCACGTCGACTAG
- a CDS encoding HAD family hydrolase, protein MDGTLVDTEPYWMASEQELVGSFGGTWTHDDGLLLVGLGLWNSAEILRSRGVAMEADEIVHWLTERVRQRLAEQGVPWRPGARELLRSLRDRGVRTALVTMSMRSMAEEIVAAIPFDAFDIIVSGDEVTDPKPHPAPYLRAAELLGVEPGEAVAIEDSLVGLSSAVASGAATIGVPHIVPLPESDEHTLWESLEGRTAEDIAAVAAGRRAGATNQEDAR, encoded by the coding sequence ATGGACGGCACCCTCGTCGACACCGAGCCGTACTGGATGGCCTCCGAGCAGGAGCTCGTCGGCTCGTTCGGCGGCACCTGGACCCACGACGACGGGCTCCTGCTGGTCGGCCTCGGCCTGTGGAACTCGGCCGAGATCCTGCGCTCGCGCGGCGTCGCGATGGAGGCGGACGAGATCGTGCACTGGCTCACCGAGCGGGTCAGGCAGCGCCTCGCCGAGCAGGGCGTCCCGTGGCGCCCCGGCGCACGCGAGCTGCTGCGGTCGCTGCGCGACCGGGGCGTCCGGACCGCGCTGGTGACCATGTCGATGCGCAGCATGGCGGAGGAGATCGTGGCGGCCATCCCGTTCGACGCCTTCGACATCATCGTCAGCGGCGACGAGGTCACCGACCCGAAGCCGCACCCCGCGCCGTACCTGCGCGCCGCCGAGCTGCTGGGCGTCGAGCCGGGCGAGGCGGTGGCGATCGAGGACTCCCTGGTCGGGCTGTCCTCGGCGGTCGCCTCCGGCGCCGCGACCATCGGCGTGCCGCACATCGTGCCGCTGCCGGAGTCGGACGAGCACACGCTGTGGGAGTCGCTGGAGGGCCGCACGGCCGAGGACATCGCGGCCGTGGCCGCCGGGCGGCGTGCCGGCGCCACGAATCAGGAGGACGCACGATGA
- a CDS encoding proteasome assembly chaperone family protein: MTDAKNILGGRILVVAFEGWNDAGEAASGAVKTLKEQLDVVPIAEVDPELYFDFQFNRPVVTDDDGRRRLVWPSAVVMGPARPGRVGDALAGDAELDVTGDNSGNIFLLLGTEPSRSWRSFTAEIMDAALAEDIGVIVFLGAMLADVPHTRPISVFATSESAAVRAELGIERSSYEGPVGILSALAEGAEDVGIPTISIWASVPHYVHNAPSPKAVLALIDKLEELVDVTIPRGSLVEEAAAWEAGIDALASDDEEMAAYIQQLEQARDTVDSPEASGEAIAQEFERYLRRRGDGRDGRDGRDGKAGDDPRRG, translated from the coding sequence GTGACTGACGCGAAGAACATCCTCGGCGGCCGCATCCTGGTGGTGGCCTTCGAAGGGTGGAACGACGCAGGCGAAGCGGCCAGCGGCGCGGTGAAGACGCTCAAGGAGCAGCTCGACGTCGTCCCGATCGCCGAGGTGGACCCGGAGCTCTACTTCGACTTCCAGTTCAACCGTCCGGTCGTCACCGACGACGACGGCCGCAGGCGACTGGTGTGGCCGTCGGCGGTCGTGATGGGGCCCGCGCGCCCCGGGCGCGTCGGCGACGCGCTCGCCGGCGACGCCGAGCTCGACGTGACCGGCGACAACTCCGGCAACATCTTCCTGCTGCTCGGCACCGAGCCGTCGCGCAGCTGGCGCAGCTTCACCGCCGAGATCATGGACGCCGCCCTCGCCGAGGACATCGGCGTGATCGTCTTCCTCGGCGCGATGCTGGCCGACGTGCCGCACACCCGGCCGATCTCCGTCTTCGCCACCAGCGAGTCGGCCGCCGTGCGCGCCGAACTCGGGATCGAGCGCTCCAGCTACGAGGGTCCGGTCGGCATCCTCAGCGCGCTCGCCGAGGGCGCGGAGGACGTCGGCATCCCGACCATCTCGATCTGGGCCTCCGTGCCGCACTACGTGCACAACGCGCCGAGCCCGAAGGCGGTGCTCGCGCTCATCGACAAGCTCGAGGAGCTGGTCGACGTCACCATCCCGCGCGGGTCGCTGGTCGAGGAAGCCGCCGCCTGGGAGGCCGGGATCGACGCCCTCGCCTCCGATGACGAGGAGATGGCCGCGTACATCCAGCAGCTGGAGCAGGCGCGCGACACCGTCGACTCCCCCGAGGCGAGCGGCGAGGCGATCGCGCAGGAGTTCGAGCGCTACCTCCGCCGGCGCGGCGATGGCAGGGACGGACGGGACGGGCGCGACGGCAAGGCCGGCGACGACCCGCGGCGGGGCTGA